The following proteins are encoded in a genomic region of Liolophura sinensis isolate JHLJ2023 chromosome 5, CUHK_Ljap_v2, whole genome shotgun sequence:
- the LOC135465391 gene encoding tubulin beta-4B chain-like has product MREIVHLQAGQCGNQIGAKFWEVISDEHGIDPTGTYHGDSDLQLERINVYYNEATGGKYVPRAVLVDLEPGTMDSVRSGPFGQIFRPDNFVFGQSGAGNNWAKGHYTEGAELVDSVLDVVRKEAEGCDCLQGFQLTHSLGGGTGSGMGTLLISKIREEYPDRIMNTFSVVPSPKVSDTVVEPYNATLSVHQLVENTDETYCIDNEALYDICFRTLKLTTPTYGDLNHLVSATMSGVTTCLRFPGQLNADLRKLAVNMVPFPRLHFFMPGFAPLTSRGSQQYRALTVPELTQQMFDAKNMMAACDPRHGRYLTVAAMFRGRMSMKEVDEQMLNVQNKNSSYFVEWIPNNVKTAVCDIPPRGLKMSATFIGNSTAIQELFKRISEQFTAMFRRKAFLHWYTGEGMDEMEFTEAESNMNDLVSEYQQYQDATAEEEGEFDEEEEDVEQE; this is encoded by the exons atGAGAGAAATAGTCCACTTGCAGGCTGGCCAGTGTGGAAACCAGATCGGAGCCAAG TTCTGGGAGGTGATTTCTGATGAACACGGCATTGATCCAACTGGAACCTATCATGGCGACTCCGATCTGCAGTTGGAGAGAATCAACGTCTACTACAACGAGGCCACAG GAGGTAAATATGTTCCACGTGCAGTGTTGGTTGACTTGGAGCCAGGCACCATGGACTCAGTCAGATCTGGACCATTTGGTCAGATCTTCAGACCTGATAACTTTGTCTTCGGGCAGAGTGGTGCTGGGAATAACTGGGCTAAGGGACATTACACAGAAGGTGCTGAGCTTGTTGATTCCGTTCTTGATGTTGTTCGCAAAGAGGCGGAAGGATGTGATTGTCTTCAGGGTTTCCAGCTGACGCACTCACTGGGCGGGGGTACAGGGTCTGGAATGGGCACACTGCTCATCAGCAAAATCAGAGAGGAATACCCAGACAGAATCATGAACACATTCTCAGTGGTCCCATCACCAAAG gtgTCTGATACTGTTGTGGAACCATACAACGCCACCTTGTCAGTCCATCAGTTGGTGGAGAACACAGATGAAACTTACTGCATTGACAATGAAGCCTTGTATGACATTTGCTTTCGTACCTTGAAACTGACCACACCTACCTATGGTGACTTGAACCATCTGGTGTCGGCCACCATGTCTGGGGTGACCACATGTCTGAGGTTTCCTGGTCAGCTCAATGCAGATCTCCGTAAGCTGGCTGTCAACATGGTGCCCTTCCCCCGTCTCCATTTCTTCATGCCTGGGTTTGCCCCTCTCACTTCCCGTGGAAGCCAGCAGTACAGAGCCCTGACTGTACCAGAGCTCACCCAGCAGATGTTTGATGCCAAAAACATGATGGCCGCCTGCGATCCCCGTCACGGCCGTTACCTGACCGTGGCTGCCATGTTCCGTGGTCGCATGTCCATGAAGGAGGTGGATGAGCAGATGTTGAATGTTCAGAACAAGAACAGCAGCTACTTTGTGGAATGGATCCCCAACAACGTCAAGACCGCTGTCTGTGACATTCCACCCCGTGGTCTCAAGATGTCTGCTACATTTATCGGTAACAGCACAGCCATCCAGGAGCTGTTCAAGCGTATCTCTGAGCAGTTCACGGCCATGTTCCGTCGTAAGGCTTTCCTCCACTGGTACACCGGTGAGGGTATGGATGAGATGGAGTTCACTGAGGCCGAGTCCAACATGAATGACTTGGTATCTGAGTACCAGCAGTACCAGGATGCCACTGCCGAGGAGGAGGGCGAGTTTGATGAGGAAGAAGAGGATGTGGAGCAGGAATAA
- the LOC135466065 gene encoding uncharacterized protein LOC135466065 translates to MESVTVMLAGYSRPYPFRKESGEKIISAADKTKAAKDGRRKLAWLYSNGGPNQLKNTFYSSLETEVYPFEHFNKAAHDTRNLENIKLPGSDSPNKVPDEIICSMLQKIWFDLHPVMDRWEKICYKPLDTITEMTSANRVPPIPAAQPPPTLASAPAKVVTAPEDSVRSRKGRGRKFIRALRKIFRRLFGKEKK, encoded by the exons ATGGAGTCAGTGACAGTCATGCTGGCCGGGTATAGCCGTCCGTATCCTTTTAGGAAAGAATCAG gGGAGAAAATCATTAGTGCAGCCGACAAAACAAAGGCAGCCAAAGACGGCAGAAGAAAGCTAGCTTGGCTGTATTCAAACGGTGGCCCCAACCAGTTAAAAAACACCTTTTACAGTTCACTTGAAACAGAAGTGTATCCCTTTGAACATTTCAATAAAGCTGCCCATGACACTAGAAATTTGGAAAATATCAAATTACCAG GAAGTGATAGCCCCAACAAAGTTCCCGACGAAATAATATGTAGCATGCTTCAGAAAATATG GTTTGATTTGCACCCTGTGATGGACAGATGGGAGAAAATCTGCTATAAACCCCTGGATACTATAACTGAG ATGACCTCAGCTAATCGGGTGCCCCCTATCCCGGCAGCTCAGCCTCCTCCCACCCTTGCATCGGCTCCGGCTAAGGTAGTGACAGCCCCCGAGGACAGTGTCAGGTCCAGGAAAGGGCGGGGCAGAAAATTTATCCGTGCTTTGCGAAAAATCTTCAGACGCCTGTTTGGGAAAGAGAAGAAATAA